A region of the Blattabacterium cuenoti genome:
ATGGGATAAGAATTCATCCCATTTTTGATTTCATTATTTTCTATAAAATTTATGTTTTTTCACATACTTCCATACTTTTTGTTGAAGCAAAGGTTTGATATTCTTTCCTTTTTGAATAGAATTTCGAATAAAAGAAGAAGATATTTCAATCATAGGTGCTTTTAAAAGATAGATATTTTCCTTTTTAAAAAAAGGATTAGAGAAAAAACCAATACGAGGATATACGAAAATCTCATATTTATTTAAAATAGTTTTATAACTCTTCCATTTTTTTAATGAATATAAAGTATCTCTTCCTATAAGGAGAGTAAATTTTTCTTTAGGATATTTTTTCTCTATGACATTAAGCGTATGAATAGTATAAGAAGGAGAAAATTCAGATTCTATATCTAGTACACTCATCTTTTTATAACCTTCAACGGCAATGCGCGCCATCTTCATTCTATGGACATAATCTAAAAGATCCGTTTTTTTTTTAGTGGATTTTTTGGAGAAACAACAAACCAAATATGATCTATATCCAAAAACTCTACTATGTGATTAGCAAGAATTACATGACCTAAATGAATGGGATTAAATGATCCAAAAAAAAGTCCTATTCTCATTAGAAAAAATAAAAAAATATCGAGCGGGATTCTCGATATTTTTTTATTCATATTGTTTTAAAATAATTTTATGCGATAACTTAATCCCAAAACTATAGAATGATTATCCTTATCCTTGTTTTCTTGTCTTACAAAATTCATATAATCAACTTTTTGTTTTTTATATAAAAAATATAAACTTAAATCCTCCTGACCAGGCATATATTCTATCCCCCCATAATAAGTACATCCTTTTTTAAGTAATTGATCTTGATCCACTCCATAAACTTCCTGAATCCTTGTTTTAGATCTTCCAACTTCATATATTCCTTTCGCAAAGAAATTCCATTTTGGAATGAAGTTATACTTAAATTTTAGAAAATAAGTTTTATATCTCATAGAGAGAAAATCCTTATAATCACTATTTAATGAACGTATTATTTTTGTAAAATAACCGTTTTTTTCTATATCTTCATCACTCAATATGTAATCAGCTTCTATAGAAATCGGTTTTAAATCTAGTTTACTCCCCAATGCTAATAATTTCCAAAATTTATCCTTTTCACTTTCTTGAAACAGAGAATAAGACCATCTATTTTGAATGGTTTTATTAAATAAATTCCAATTCAAATTCGCAGAATACCCCATAGGATGATTGACTTGTTCAGGGTGAATTTCTTCATCTAGTTTTCTAGAATGGCTATTGACCATCTGTAACTGTAATTCTTGATTTTTTTTTGGAGTATAAATAAAATTTATTCCAATAGGATTTTCCTTATTTTTGTATACATCAAAATACCGATCTATATGAAGATCTTTAGAATTATATTCCATCCCTCCAAAAGAAACTGGTTGTTTTCCTATCAAAAATGATAGTTTCTCATTATACTTATATTTCAAATAAGCTAAATCGATGGTGATGGGATCATACATCTTATGGTCTTCCACATTATCTAAATCCTCCTCTTTATCCACATGGTTTTTCTTATTATGAAATTTTTGTACAAAACGATAACTGATTTTATCATTCGCCTTTCCCATTATGTCTAATTTGAAAGATTCTGTAGAAAAAGGAGATCCATCCAAAATATCTTTTTCTACTGTAGAATGAATACGACTCGTAAAATCCATGTACATATTAAAATTACGATGGGGATTGACATTTTTTTCCATTGTTGTTCTTAGCTTTTCTCCTTTTTTTATCATTTCACTATGGACCTTATGCCAAGGATAAAAAAATCCCAAAACAATAAAAAGAGAGATCATTCTTGTTTTTTTCATTTTTTTTTAATATTTATCGCAATGTTTTTCTAATCGAATAAGCCTAATATAGTATAAAAAACTTTTTTTTCAAAGAAAGGATAATTAATTATGGATAGAAAAATAGAAATTTCAATTCAAAAACATGAAAAAAAATTTTAAAAATCCTAAAAACAGAGAGAAAAAAAATATGAGTCGAACTATTTCTGGCATTTTTTTATTAGGAAATAGTCTTTTCTTATTTTTAAGTTTTTTCTCTTTTCTTTTTCATTGGAAAAATGATCAAAGTCAACTGGATAAACTTTTTGATAAAGAAATAAGAACAGAAAATTTACTTGGAAAAATCGGAGCTATTCTATCTCACTATTTTATATACTGCGGAATAGGAATTAGTGCTTTTTTTTTCCCTTTATTATTGTTCATCACAGGATTCATAATCCTTTTCGAAGGAAAATTTCTGCGGAATAAGTATCCATCCATAATATGTCAACTTCTATTTTTCAGCATATGGATTCCTATAACTTTTTATTTGATTCTTCCTAAAAATGGAATCCTAAGTGGTATTTTTGGTTTTGAAATAGGAAATTTTTTGATCAGCTTATTTGGAAAGGTAGGACTAGGAATCCTGGTCCTTACAAGTATCATCCTTTATTCCATCATGATATTCCGGATTCCTACTCCAAAGTTAAAAAATGGAATAAAAAAAAAAATTCAATATGTCCATGAAGATATGGGGTGGATCATCCAATTATGGAAATTATTAAAAAATTTTTTTAATGATAAAAAAACGGATTTATCCATTGATCACCCTACATTTTTTGAGAAAAAAGAAATAAAAAGTATAAATCCTCCTATACTTTCGTCTTCTAAAAATGATGATTGTCTATCATCTGAAAAAGATCTGGAAAATAATAAGAAAAAAATTATTCATCTCCTCAACTATTATAAGATAGCAGTAGATAAAATTAAGGCAACTATAGGGCCTACTATCACTTTATACGAAATAGTTCCTCAGGTAGGCGTACGGATTTCAAAAATAAAAAACTTAGAAAAGGAAATAGCTTTAAATTTATCCGCTTTATCTATAAGAATCATAGCTCCCATACCTGGAAAAGGTTCTGTAGGGATAGAAATCCCAAATAATAAACGTTCTATCGTATATATGAAAAATATTCTTGATTCTGAAGAAAATTTCAAAAAAAGTCATAAAATGGAACTCCCTATTTCTTTAGGAAAAACCGTATTTAATGAAATTTTTATGATAGATTTAGCAAAAATGCCACATCTACTTATAGCAGGATCTACTGGACAAGGGAAATCAGTTGGGATAAATGCTATGATCGTCTTCTTATTATATAAAAAAAAACCAGAAGATCTAAAATTTATTTTGATCGATCCAAAAAAAGTAGAGTTATCTATCTATAAAAAAATTTCAAAATCTTATTTTGCTCTTTTACCTCATTCTACAAATCCGATCATTACAAACATACATGAAGTAAAAAATATATTAAATTCTTTATGCAAAGAAATGGAGAATAGATATTCTCTTTTGGAAAAAGCAATGGTTAGAAATATTCAAGAATACAATGGTAAATATGAAAAAAAATATCATTTACCTTATATTATCCTAATTATTGATGAATTTGCAGATTTAAGTTTTTCTTTTAAAAAAAAACAAATAGAAATATATATAACCCGTTTAGCACAGTTAGCTCGCGCTGTGGGAATTCATTTGATTATAGCTACACAAAGACCCTCTGTTGATGTCATTACTGGAATAATTAAATCTAATTTTACCGCAAGAATTGCGTTTAGAGTCAGTTCTAAAATAGACTCTATAACCATTCTAGATTGTATAGGAGCGGAAAAGTTAATTGGAAAAGGAGACCTTTTATTTTCTAATCAGAATGAACTAATTCGATTACAAGGTCCTTTTATAGACCTATCAGATATTCAAAAAATAGTTGATTTTTATGGGAAAAAAGCTTTTCAAAAAAACGGATATTTTTTTTTACCAGAACCAGATGATAATCAATATGAGTAAAATACTTTTCTTATATTATATAGGAAAATAAAGAAGAAATACATGAAGATAAGGATTCCAATAAAAAAACTAGATCTATACATAATTCGTTTATTTATGGCTCTTTTTTTGATCATTTTTTTTTCTATTTTTTTTGTATTTATTGTTCAATTTTTTTGGAGTAAAATGGATGAATTAACAGGAAAAAATATTAACATTTTAATTATCCTCAAGTTTATATATTATTTTGGAATTTCAATTATCCCATTAGTCACCCCCATTTCTATCTTGCTAACTTCTATCATGACTTATGGGGAGATCTCAGAATCTCAAGAACTTACAGCAATTAAATCTTCTGGAATATCTCTTTTTAGAATCATGTCTCCTCTTTTATGTATAACATTTCTTCTATCCGTGGGACTATATTTTTTTTCTGATTTTTCCATTCCAGAGGCAAAAAGAAAAGCTCAAAAACTAGGATATCAAATTTCAATAACTCACCCCTATTGGAGGTTAAAAGAAGGAGTTTTTGTTAATCTTTTTCCAGATTTTTTCATAAAAATAGGCAAAAAAAAAAATAGTAATTTACTAGAAAAAATATTCATTTTTTTTTACGGAAAAAATTTAGCAATCAATACGATTATTGCCGAAAAGGGAGTTATAATTCCAAATAAAAAGGAGGGAGGGGTTAAAATTAAACTCATGAAGGGTTTTTTCTATAGGGATAATCCTTATGAAGGAAAAACTTATTCGTATCAAATGGTCCATTTTGATTCTTTCATTCAATCTTTAAAAAAACCTTTAATAGAATACAAAAACTTAGATCATTATTATGATGATTCCTATAAAACCCTTGATACAAAAAAATTGATGGAAAAAATACATTTTTTAAAAAAAGAAAATTGTCAATTTTATTCTGATTTTCAGAAATTGAATTATGATTTCCTTTTTCAGAAAAAAAAAAATTTTTTCAATCTCCTACATAAAAAAAATCATTTATCCCTTTTAATAGATGAACTTCAACATCAAAAAAAGTTTCTTCAGGATAGAAAAAAATACTTAGCCAAGTATCAATTCGAATTACAGAAAAAATTTACCTTTCCAGTAACATGCATTATAATGTTTCTTATTGGAGCCCCACTAGGAGCTATCATCCGAAAAGGTGGGATGGGATCGCCCACTCTGATAGCCATAATTATATTCATTATTTATCATACTTTACTTACCATTACACAAAATCAAGGAGAAAAAGCAGAAATCTGGCCATGGATGGGGGCCTGGATTCCAAATTTTGTTTTTTTTCCACTGAGTATATGGATTACTTATAAAACTGTCATGGATGATTTTTATTATATGTAATAATAATAGCTAAAACTAAAATATAAAATAGAGGATTTATTTATGGTTTTTTATTCTTCTGATAAAGGGAATCTAAATTGTATAGAATCTGCTTTGCAAGATATACAAAATGGAAAACTTATTATTGTGGTGGATGATGAAAATCGTGAAAATGAAGGAGATTTTGTAGTGGCCGCAGAAAAAGTAACCCCTAAAATTGTCAATTTTCTAATTACTCATGGTAGAGGTTTAGTTTGTGTTTCCTTAACAGAGGAAAAATGTGATCAATTAGAACTTCAAATGATGGTGAACAATAACACAGATCCTAGAAAAACAGCTTTTACCGTATCCGTAGATGTACGAGGTTATGGCGTAAGTACAGGGATATCTGTTTCAGATAGAGCTAAGACTATATTAGCACTAGTTCACGAAGTCAAACCAGAAGCTTTTAACAAACCAGGTCATATTTTTCCTCTTCGCGCAAAAAAAGGAGGGGTATTAGAAAGACCAGGACATACAGAAGCGGCAATAGATCTAACTAGAATGGCAGGATGCATCCCTGGAGGAGTATTGGTAGAGATTCTGAATAAAAACGGATCTATGGCGCGTTTTCCACAATTAATTCAAATGGCTAAAAAATTTCATATGAGAATTATATCGATAGAAGATCTAATCAAATATAAAATAAAAAACAACATATAAAAAGTTCAAAAGTTTAAAGGCGGTCTGGACGGGACTTGAACCCGCGACCCCATGCGTGACAGGCATGTATTCTAACCAACTGAACTACCAGACCAAAAAAAGTATTAAATCAAAGCCTCTAATTTTTTTCTAATATCTTCCTTAGAAGATACTCCAATATGCATATCTTTTTTTTCTCCGTTTTTAAAAAAAAACATAGTAGGAATACTACGTATTCCATATTGAGAAGAAGTTTTCGGGTTGTTATCTACATTTAACTTAACAACCAATGCTTTCCCTATATATTCAGTAAATATATCTTCTAAGATAGCAGATAAGCTTCTACATGGAGCACACCATGGAGCCCAAAAATCCACTAAAACAGGCTGATTCGATTCAAAAACAATTTTTTCAAAATTATCATCGTTTATTTCTTGTATCATACTTTTTCTGTTTATAAAGAGAACAAATTTACCTTTTTTGTTTTAAAATTGAAAGTCTTTTAACAAACGGATATAAATATCTATTCCATCTAGGATTTCAGAAATATGAATATACTCATTTGTGGTATGAGAACGTTTGCTGTCTCCTACACCCATTTTAATAGTTGGAAAAGACATAATACTTTGATCAGAAAGAGTAGGAGATCCATAAATTTTCCTCCCTATTGACTTAGCTTTTGATACAATTGGATGTGATGGATTTATGAAAGAAGAATTGGAATGAGAAGAACGTGGTTGTATTTTAGAATGAATTTTTTTTCGGATCATTTCAATCAATTCCTCATTGGTATATAATTCATTAGTTCTAATATCTATGACAAAAGAGCAAGAATCCGGAATTACATTATGTTGTATCCCTCCTTGGATTTGAGTGACTGTTAATGTAGGATAACCTAGCAATTTAGACTTTCTATCAAACTGAATATTTCTTAAACATTCTATATCTTTTGTAGCTATATAGATAGCATTAACCCCTATATCTCTTGCAGAATGTCCTGTTTTTCCTTCCGATAGGCAATCTAAAACTAATAATCCTTTTTCAGAAATAGCTACTTGCATTTTTGTTGGTTCCCCTATTATCCCTAAATCTATTTTTCCTAATTCAGATAAAATAGATCTTATCCCTAATGGTCCAGAAATTTCCTCTTCTGCTGTAAGAGAAAGTACCAATTTGTAAGGTAGGACAGATAAACTGTTTAAGTATATAAAAGTGGAAATTAATGAAACAACAGAAGCTCCCGCATCATTACTTCCTAAACCTATTAATTTATCTCCTTTTTTTATAGCCGTAAAAGGATCTTTTTTCCAGTTTTTTCCTGGTTTTACTGTATCATGATGAGAATTTAATAAAATAGTGCGAATATTTTCTTTTTTAGCATCATAATTAGTATTTTCTGTCCATATATTGTTAAATTTTCTTTTTATATGAAATCCATATCTAGAAAGATAGTCTTCTATCAGAAAAGATACTTTTTTCTCTTTCTTAGATATAGATGGCATATTTATCATTTTTATAAGAAGTTGTATAGCTTCTTTCTTTAATATTTTTAAATCTACTACAGACATAAAACGGTCTTATTATTCAAATCATTTAAATAATAAGGTTGACCTATACTTACCTTAGATACTCCATTCTTTAATGCAAAAAAAGCATTTTCCAATTTTGGAATCATTCCATTTTTAATAGTATGATTTTTTTTGATTATTTGAAATAAACGAAAATCTATTTTTTTATAATAAGATTCAGCATCATCTAAATATCGTAATACTCCCTTTTTTTCAAAACAAAAATGCAGTTCTATTTCATCCCCTTTTTTGGTTAAGGATATAGCGATCCCTGCCGCTATAGTGTCTGCATTAGTATTTAGAAGAACCCCTTTTCCATTATGAGTAATAGAACAAAATACAGGAACAATCTTTTTTTTCAAAAGAAATTTTAAAAAAAAAGTGTTAACACTTCTATTGTTGATATCTCCTACGTATCCATAATCAATATCCATTTCTGTTTTTTTTAAACGAAAGGAAGACTTTATACTATTTCCATCTGCCCCACATAATCCCAAAGCATTACAGTCATAAGATTGCAATTTAGCTATAATTTTTTTGTTGATTAAACCTGCATAAGTCATCACCACTAGATCAAGAGTTACTTGATCCGTAATCCTTCTTCCTTGCATAAATTTTTGAGTAATTCCCATTTGATCAGCAATAATAGTTGCCTTACTTCCTCCTCCATGAACGAATATTTTATTCCCTTGTAGTTGCAAAAAGGACTCTAAAGAAGCATTCAGCCATTTTGGATCATTAATCAAATTTCCTCCAATTTTTACTATATGGATTTTCATGATAAAGATTGTAAAATTTTCAAAAAAATTATTTGTGCCGCATAAATCCTATTTTCTGCTTGTTGCAAAATAATGGAATTTGGACTATCCAAAACTGCATCTTCCACTACCATATTTCTTCTTACAGGTAAACAGTGCATCAATTTAGCTTGATTAGTCAACTTCATTTTTTTTTCAGTAATCATCCAACTAGAACTAGAACAAAGTATTTTTCCATAATTTATATAACTGCTCCAATTTTTTGCATAGATAAAATCTGCATTTAAAAATGCTTCATTTTGGTTATGAATAGTAGGAATCCCGTAAGAAAATTTTTTACACAAGTCATATTTTTCAGGACAAGTAATGAGAAAATCTATTTCTTCTATTTTTGATACCCATTGAGAAAGGGAATTGGCTACGGAATGCGGTAATGATTTTATATGAGGAGCCCAACTTAACACCACTTTACATTTTTTTTTAGCAGAAAAGGGTTTTATTTCTGCGATAGTCATCACATCCGCTAAAGACTGTAAAGGATGCAAAGTGGCACTTTCCATGTTGATTACTGGGACTTTAGAATATTTCAAGATCTTATTAAAAATTACTTCTTGATAATCCTCATTTCTGTCTAAAAGATTTGGAAAAGTCCTTACTGCTAGAATATCACAATAACTACTTAGGACAGAAATAGCTTCTTTTAGATGTTCTTGAGTATTTCTCATGACACTTCCATCACTCATTTCTATTTTCCAGGAATCTTGATGAATATCTAATACCCAAGTATGACATCCTAAGTTAAAAGCCGCTTTTTGACAACTAATTCTTGTACGTAAACTAGGATTAAAAAATACCAATCCAATTGTTTTATTTTTTCCAATATGTTGAAAACAATAAGGATTTTTCTTCAAATTAATTGCTTCTATAATGAGATCATACACATTGAAAACATCTTCTACGCTAAAAAATTTTTTCATAAATTCATTTATTCATATTCATCCCAAGCTGTTATAAAAAGTTTATCCATAGATAAATGACAAAAAGCTTGTATAAAAGCCTTTGCTAAACGAGTATTAGTGAGGAGAGGAATATTAAAATCTACGGAAGAACGTCTTATAGCATAATCATTATCCAACTCTGATTTACTTAAATTTTTGGGAATATTAATAATCAGATCTAATTTTCTATCCTTTATCAAGTCAAGAACATTTGGATCTTTTCTAACATTTGGCCAATGAACCCGTATAGAGGGGATTCCATAATCAGATAAAAAATTATTTGTGCCTTCTGTCGCAAATAATATATATCCTCTTTGATGCAAAAGTTTCACCATATCTAAAAGATCTAATTTGGATCCAATTGGTCCTCCTGATATAAGAATATTTTTTTTTGGAATAGTATAACCAACAGAAAGCATAGATTTTAAAAGGGCTTCATCAAAAGTATATCCTAAACATCCTACTTCCCCAGTAGAAGTCATATCTACTCCTAAAATAGGATCAGCATCTTGCAAACGAGAAAAAGAAAATTGTGAGGCTTTTATTCCTAAGAAATTGGTTGTAAAAAAATTAGGTTCATTTTTCTTCTTTTTCTTTCCAAGAAGAACTTGGGTGGCTAATTCTATCATGTTGAAATGAGATATTTTGGATACGAAAGGAAAACTTCTAGAGGCTCTCAAATTGCATTCAATTACTTTCACTTCATTATCTTTAGATAAAAATTGAATATTAAAAGGTCCAGATATATTAAAATATTTTGCGATTCTTTTAGATATACGAACTATTTCTTTTAATGTAGATAAATATAGATTGTGTGGAGGGTATACTAACGTCGCATCTCCTGAATGTACTCCTGCAAACTCTACATGTTCTGATATCGCATAATATAAAATTTCTCCAGTTTGAGAAACTGCATCTAATTCAATTTCTTTTGCATTTTTTATAAACTCTGTAATAACTAATGGGTGTTCTGGAGAAACCGATACTTTATCTCTAAGATAACGATGAAGTTCTTCTTGATTAGAAATTACATTCATATCCGCACCTGATAGAACATAGGAAGGTCTAACTAATATAGGATAGTCTACTTCTTCTACAAATTGATAAATCGTTTCAAAATCTGATAATTCTTTCCATTTAGGTTGCCCTATCCCTAAATGATCCATTGCATGAGAAAATTTGTATCTATTTTCCACTTCGTCTATAGAAAGCGGTGAGGTTCCTAATATCTTGACTTGGTTTTCATAAAGCTTTAAAACCAAGTTGTTGGGAATTTGACCTCCCATAGATACTATGGTTCCTTTTGGTTTTTCTAAATCAATAATATCTAAAACACGTTCTAAAGTTAACTCCTCAAAATATAATCTATCACATACATCAAAATCGGTACTAACTGTTTCTGGATTGTAATTAATCATTATAGATCTATAAGATTCTTTCTTAATAGCATTTAATGCATTAACACAACACCAATCAAATTCTACACTACTTCCAATTCTATAAACTCCAGATCCTAAAACTATTACAGATTTTTCATCCTTTTCGTAAAGAACGTCATGCTGAATGGCATGATAAGTCAAATACAAATAATTTGTATATGCTGGATATTCAGAAGCTAAAGTATCAATTTGTCTAACATATGGGAGAATACTTCTTTTTTTTCTATATTTTCTTATTTTTTTTTCCAGATCAGAAATTCTCTCCTCCTTCTCTTTTTGATGAATAAAAAGACTAGCTATTTGCATATCAGAAAAACCTTCTTTCTTAGCTTTACGGAATAATTCATCTGGAATATCCATCCAACTTTCATAAGAAGAAATTTCTTTTTTTGTTTGAAAAATGTTATTCAACTGGTATAGAAACCACGGATCTATTTTTGTTAAATCATGGATTTCTTTGATAGAAAAACCTTCTTCTAAAGCTTCTTCTAAAAATAGAATTCTTTGATCTGTTGGTTTTTTCAAAGCCTCTTTGAGCAGGTGAAGGGATCCAATTTTTTTTTTATTTGTATTTATAAATCCTAACATTCCAATATCTAACATACGAATCCCTTTCTGTAAAGATTCCTCAAAAGATCCTCCAATAGCCATAACTTCTCCTACACTTTTCATACTACTTCCAATTCTATTGGAAACTCCATAAAATTTCTTCAGATCCCACCTAGGAATTTTGCATACCACATAATCCAATGCGGGTTCAAAAAAAGCATAAGTAGTTTTAGTCACAGAATTTTTTAATTCATGTAATCCATATCCTATAGCTAATTTTGCAGAGACAAAAGCTAAAGGATAACCAGTTGCTTTAGAAGCAAGAGCGCTAGAACGAGAAAGACGAGCATTCACTTCAATAACCCTATAATCTTCAGATTTTGGATTTAAAGCAAATTGAACATTACATTCTCCTACTATCTCAAATTTTCTGGCTATCTGTATAGATAATTGTCTTAATTTATAATATTCTGAATTTGTTAAAGTTTGCGAAGGAGCTACTACAATACTTTCTCCTGTATGAATCCCTATAGGATCAAAATTTTCC
Encoded here:
- the carB gene encoding carbamoyl-phosphate synthase (glutamine-hydrolyzing) large subunit → MKIDKVLILGSGALKIGEAGEFDYSGTQALKALKEEGIYTILINPNIATVQTSKEVADKVYFLPLTFFFIKKVIEKEKPKGILLSFGGQTALNCGIQLFKEGLLEKYQIQVLGTSIESIIQSEDRNLFRKRLIRMNIKTAKSFVVDSMDDATSYALKIGFPVIIRSAYTLGGLGSGFAKNIHDLEKIIHKAFSYSSQVVVEEYLEGWKEIEYEVVRDKYDSSIAVCNMENFDPIGIHTGESIVVAPSQTLTNSEYYKLRQLSIQIARKFEIVGECNVQFALNPKSEDYRVIEVNARLSRSSALASKATGYPLAFVSAKLAIGYGLHELKNSVTKTTYAFFEPALDYVVCKIPRWDLKKFYGVSNRIGSSMKSVGEVMAIGGSFEESLQKGIRMLDIGMLGFINTNKKKIGSLHLLKEALKKPTDQRILFLEEALEEGFSIKEIHDLTKIDPWFLYQLNNIFQTKKEISSYESWMDIPDELFRKAKKEGFSDMQIASLFIHQKEKEERISDLEKKIRKYRKKRSILPYVRQIDTLASEYPAYTNYLYLTYHAIQHDVLYEKDEKSVIVLGSGVYRIGSSVEFDWCCVNALNAIKKESYRSIMINYNPETVSTDFDVCDRLYFEELTLERVLDIIDLEKPKGTIVSMGGQIPNNLVLKLYENQVKILGTSPLSIDEVENRYKFSHAMDHLGIGQPKWKELSDFETIYQFVEEVDYPILVRPSYVLSGADMNVISNQEELHRYLRDKVSVSPEHPLVITEFIKNAKEIELDAVSQTGEILYYAISEHVEFAGVHSGDATLVYPPHNLYLSTLKEIVRISKRIAKYFNISGPFNIQFLSKDNEVKVIECNLRASRSFPFVSKISHFNMIELATQVLLGKKKKKNEPNFFTTNFLGIKASQFSFSRLQDADPILGVDMTSTGEVGCLGYTFDEALLKSMLSVGYTIPKKNILISGGPIGSKLDLLDMVKLLHQRGYILFATEGTNNFLSDYGIPSIRVHWPNVRKDPNVLDLIKDRKLDLIINIPKNLSKSELDNDYAIRRSSVDFNIPLLTNTRLAKAFIQAFCHLSMDKLFITAWDEYE